The window TGAACAATATCTTAAAATAATATGCACAGTGTTATAAACATCATTCACGAGCAATTTATACTTGGCCTACAGTGCTTGGGTACAATACTCTCTAAATCAAAGCCTGAAACAACAGCACAACAATTGAACTATTTACTAATTACCACCATGTTTCTTCTCTTAAAGGCTTGAATCCACCTAGAAACCACATGGAGCAGGATGTGGAGAGCCCCTCCATCATCAAACAGCCTAAGTTGCCAAAGCAGGCCCGTGAGGACCTGCCTAAACAGCTGGCAGAAAGGGACCGGGCAAAGAAGATCCAACGGTACGTCCGGAAAGACGGGAAGTGCAACGTCCATCACGGGAATGTTACGGAGAAGTACCGCTATCTGACGGACATTTTCACCACGCTGGTAGATCTCAAATGGGGGCTCAACCTGTTCATATTTGTATTGGTGTACACCGTGACGTGGCTCTTCTTCGGCTTCATGTGGTGGCTTATTGCATACCTTCGGGGGGATCTGGAACATTTAGCAGACAACACATGGACTCCATGTGTCAATAACCTTAATGGGTTTGTAACAGCTTTTCTGTTCTCCATTGAGACAGAGACCACCATCGGTTATGGGTACAGAGTCATCACGGACAAATGTCCAGAGGGGATCCTTCTGCTTTTAATTCAGTCGGTGCTGGGATCTATCGTCAACGCCTTCATGGTGGGTTGCATGTTTGTTAAGATCTCACAGCCCAAGAAGCGAGCCGAGACACTTGTGTTTTCCACCAATGCGGTCATCTCAATGAGAGATGGACGGCTGTGCCTGATGTTCAGAGTCGGAGACCTCCGAAACTCGCACATCGTAGAGGCTTCGATCAGGGCCAAGCTTATCAAATCGAAGCAGACCAAGGAAGGGGAGTTCATCCCTCTGAACCAGACGGACATAAATGTGGGTTACAACACGGGAGATGACAGGCTCTTCCTGGTGTCACCGCTCATCATCTGCCATGAGATAAACCAGGACAGCCCCTTCTGGGAGATCTCACAAGCCCACCTGGCCAAGGACGAGCTGGAGATTGTTGTGATTCTGGAGGGGATGGTGGAGGCCACAGGTGAGTCGTCAGATGTTGTATTTGTGATGTTATTATGCATTGATTAGAATAATGTGTGCAGTAATTGTTATTCAGTGGATTTTACAGTGTTGTGCACTGTGCACACAGTGATGCCAGTTACTTAGTAACGCGTTACTCTAATCTGaccacttttttcagtaacgagtaatctaacgcGTTACTATTTCCAAACCAGTAATCAGTTTAAAGTTACTTATCCAAGTCACTGTGCGttactatttttgtcattttccttagtaaaaatatagatttttgcTTTCTTCTTGCGTCTCGGGGAGTGAAGTAACGTATGCGACAagtcacgttttcagcatgaGGACAGTTCACTTGTACCACGCAGCGACACAAACGTAAACAacaatggagggaggagagagagatgcgcGTTTTCTAGCTGGAAATACGGTCACtattttgagtttgtgtcaGCTAAAGACGGCAATATTAAGGTTCGTTGTACACTCTGTGCTGGTGGCGACAAAGTGCTATCTAGCTACAAAAACACTAcgtcaaatttgaagaaacatttgGAGTCGCAGAACCGCACAGTCAAACTTACAGAGCAAGTCCCAGCAGGTGGTGCGAAGCAGAGAGCAGCACTAATTATAATAGTTTAACAACTATTGGATTGATTGTAGCCGGGATCAAGGacagttcatttccaggataatcgcGGCGTTGtgttctcttcgggaaacaTTATtcattgtaaagatttacaaagaatatatttatggcatttactatctaactggggtGCTTTTGGAccaattggtgggattgctatAGACGAAGTATACACTGATAAGAGCAAATGcagtttaaccatgtatccagctaatttaagtagctcacgttactgtattgcgTGAACAGTTaagttaatttaatattgtatgaggcgttttcttttgcggggtgtaaatgttccaccaaaacaagtctcttcccgagactatttagcagagccaccgtctctgcgtccagagcttagagccgcccaagacgattgtgattggtttaaagaaattaatcccacaatgtctctgtggtgtagccagaccttactccataGCACTGTGGCGTAAGGTCTGCTAATGCAAGACTAGATTGATTGCAATCTGCAACCTCACCACTAGATGCCACTtaatcctacacactgctcctttCAATCTATATTCCACAACTTTTGAATCCTTAAATGTTGCGTTGTGTCTCCAGGCATGACGTGCCAGGCGAGGAGTTCATACATCGGCAGTGAGATCAAGTGGGGCTACCGCTTCACACCAGTCCTGACGCTGGAGGATGGCTTTTACGAGGTGGACTACAACAGCTTCCACGATATCTACGAAACTAACACACCCGCCTGCAGTGCCAGAGAGCTTGCTGATATGGCCAACCGCACCCGCTTGCCCCTCACCTGGTCACTGGCCAGTAAGCTGAGCCAGCAGGGGCTGCCAGAGGCAATGCAGGAGGATCAGGAGACCAAGACGAGCCTGGACAACCAGGAGAGGATCCAGCTGACTGAGAGGAATGGGGACATTGCCAACCTAGAGAGTGAGTCCAAAGTGTGatagaggaaagaaagagagcaagTTTTGGCTCCTTATGAAAATATTGTGTGCTGTACATCTTTACGTGTAACACACATGCTTGCGGAGCACAGGTGAGAGTTTGAGGTACTAAAATGAGGACCAATGAGCACAGTAGACCAAGTATCCCTGCAccaagaacagttttttttctcagtgatTTCACAGTTACCccccaaaacaacaaaacatctaGACATGTGGCCCACCGCTGAACTGAAAGCCCTCTGCGGGAAGTGCATGTTTCAAATATAATGTGATGTCCTCCTGATGAGATTCCTATTATTTTTTCTATAAAAATATCCCTAGGGACATTTGCACAAGTATTTTTGTATATACtatgaaatgttttgaattctttgttttgttgtggtgTGAATATTTGACGGATGTTTGATACTTATTCTTTTAGGTTAGTTCTGTATATTCTCTGCCTTACTATATGTATACAGctttcattatttgttttttcagaAATATATTAGCATGTATTAACATTATCTGCAGTTAATTTATATTGtatt is drawn from Sander vitreus isolate 19-12246 chromosome 13, sanVit1, whole genome shotgun sequence and contains these coding sequences:
- the kcnj6 gene encoding G protein-activated inward rectifier potassium channel 2, giving the protein MEQDVESPSIIKQPKLPKQAREDLPKQLAERDRAKKIQRYVRKDGKCNVHHGNVTEKYRYLTDIFTTLVDLKWGLNLFIFVLVYTVTWLFFGFMWWLIAYLRGDLEHLADNTWTPCVNNLNGFVTAFLFSIETETTIGYGYRVITDKCPEGILLLLIQSVLGSIVNAFMVGCMFVKISQPKKRAETLVFSTNAVISMRDGRLCLMFRVGDLRNSHIVEASIRAKLIKSKQTKEGEFIPLNQTDINVGYNTGDDRLFLVSPLIICHEINQDSPFWEISQAHLAKDELEIVVILEGMVEATGMTCQARSSYIGSEIKWGYRFTPVLTLEDGFYEVDYNSFHDIYETNTPACSARELADMANRTRLPLTWSLASKLSQQGLPEAMQEDQETKTSLDNQERIQLTERNGDIANLESESKV